One Osmerus mordax isolate fOsmMor3 chromosome 26, fOsmMor3.pri, whole genome shotgun sequence DNA segment encodes these proteins:
- the ankmy1 gene encoding ankyrin repeat and MYND domain-containing protein 1 has protein sequence MTTLPSVEPKAPVQCEPRAGGNERTLSYLGQLDGCAKRNGPGVQKWSDGSKYEGEFLKDLKHGSGTFTWANGEFYQGTFYKDYRHGKGTYTWRGGHKFVGKFYLNRKEGYGLQVFPDGSTFQGLYHADERFGPGLMTHPDGRQDVGLWHRERLLRLCTSLEGGFTLRDFPEHYMPLSVAKAEPWNQNPYHVLSLLWDERFILPPDIECYSTDSDHLPIPWGLRRELDHMFFGENCEGPDTDPAAIAALPLQRRMLAHIHKHRFEAEGRDWDVQAVLSENRERFGPKGPLEVRSERLIQEALLGNPQSVYHILRDKKVHPDVGDARGHTALIAATMNSHKDVIHLLLDSGADINKLNREGMSALAVCNILYYPIQSLHRTVAERDPLRPPLKSQVNKLQSWSQSCPVERKALLDKTSEPRSKTGTPQDHEDQQAAGRSPDDHNHQDRAEEEHAGQDNDAPGPGRGPDSEGSGEIDQSFYSDQYEKDSQDSPDTSVMEEREERENLEEDGEERENRDEREDDDEKDEEDPEREDEEESEAAGHGEEGEERGMRQTGEEGGESEENTVQVLDGVLPVGSVSWREGARSLEVGGSQGANVTEHQTFNSARSVASFPILVSEEVMQQTAEALSRTGLVSSVDTDPQETVRKMALIKAEHRARWATMTLLLDRGADPNASRVPMPVLFLATKAGDIEGVRRLLECGARTDIALPPEQNGLYPLHIAAALPGAEGPRITELLLHAVANPDVRAQDEHEVFHLDKVGMETADTHRPARTDRLKNEGGRTALHVACQRDSDYTNAREVVSLLLSHKASTHLLWSGHSPLSLAIASGNNLALDELLAGGADPNLPLTRRVGSALCAMTNIHYDCGAHPRNRTKLLEKLMKAGANIMMPVVVGEGRRLAMGTAVDYTHYTFQQDWRIAHTPYHALNPREREAYNARRQTLSLMGDLLRQAVVRLERQRLDREGDSVPQLRSGRMEEQPSTDSIQPQDYRLATRRDSRTQNVRKSLFKYCYQCGRSVGVTLGACSRCHEVFYCSKTCKMKAWNERHKEECVRVSGNKRLSLAQKVLETHEHLKENYSFI, from the exons ATGACAACACTTCCAAGTGTTGAACCGAAAGCTCCTGTCCAGTGTGAACCACGGGCAGGTGGTAACGAGCGCACACTAAGTTACCTAGGTCAACTAGATGGATGTGCGAAGCGAAACGGACCCGGGGTTCAGAAATGGTCTGACGGATCCAAATATGAAGGGGAATTTCTCAAAGATTTAAAGCACGGCTCAGGAACATTCACCTGGGCAAACGGAGAG TTTTACCAGGGCACATTCTACAAAGATTATCGTCATGGCAAAGGGACCTATACCTGGCGGGGAGGCCACAAGTTTGTTGGGAAGTTCTATTTGAACAGAAAGGAGGGCTATGGGCTGCAAGTCTTCCCTGACGGATCCACATTCCAG GGCCTGTACCATGCAGACGAGCGCTTTGGTCCAGGGCTCATGACCCACCCGGACGGCCGTCAGGACGTGGGTCTGTGGCACCGGGAGAGGCTCCTCCGCCTCTGCACCTCCCTGGAGGGTGGCTTCACCCTCCGAGACTTTCCCGAGCACTACATGCCCCTCTCTGTCGCCAAGGCTGAGCCCTGGAACCAGAATCCGTACCACGTCCTCTCG CTCTTGTGGGACGAGCGCTTCATTCTGCCCCCAGACATCGAGTGCTACTCCACGGACTCGGACCACCTGCCCATCCCCTGGGGCCTGCGCAGGGAGCTGGACCACATGTTCTTCGGAGAGAACTGCGAAGGGCCGGACACCGACCCGGCGGCCATCgctgccctccccctgcagcgGCGCATGCTGGCCCACATCCACAAGCACAG GTTCGAAGCAGAGGGGCGGGACTGGGACGTCCAGGCCGTCCTATCAGAGAACAGGGAGCGCTTCGGCCCCAAGGGCCCTCTGGAGGTTCGTTCCGAGCGCCTCATTCAGGAGGCGTTGCTAGGCAACCCCCAGAGTGTCTACCACATCCTGAGAGACAAGAAGGTTCACCCCGATGTGGGCGATGCCCGAGGGCATACTGCGCTCATCGCTGCCACG ATGAACAGCCACAAGGATGTCATTCACCTGCTGCTGGACAGTGGAGCGGACATCAACAAGCTGAACAGGGAGGGCATGTCCGCCCTGGCCGTCTGTAACATCCTCTACTACCCCATCCAGTCGCTGCACCGCACCGTGGCTGAGAGGGACCCCCTGAGGCCTCCGCTCAAGTCCCAG GTAAACAAGTTGCAGTCCTGGTCCCAGTCCTGCCCAGTGGAGAGAAAAGCCCTCCTAGACAAGACCTCAGAACCCAGATCCAAGACCGGAACACCACAAGATCACGAGGACCAACAGGCTGCCGGCAGAAGTCCGGACGACCACAACCACCAGGACCGTGCTGAGGAGGAGCATGCTGGCCAGGATAATGACGCTCCTGGACCAGGGAGAGGTCCGGACAGCGAAGGGTCCGGAGAGATAGACCAGAGCTTCTATAGTGACCAATATGAGAAGGATAGCCAGGATTCACCGGACACTAGCgtcatggaggagagagaggagagagagaatctggaggaggatggagaggagagagagaacagggacgagagagaggacgatgatgaaaaggatgaggaggatcccgaaagagaggatgaggaggagagcgaggcggCGGGgcatggagaggagggtgaggagcgagggatgaggcagacgggagaggagggaggggagagcgaggagaACACTGTTCAGGTTCTGGACGGAGTCCTCCCTGTGGGCTCCGtgtcctggagagagggggccaGGTCCCTGGAGGTCGGGGGGAGCCAGGGAGCCAACGTGACCGAGCACCAGACCTTCAACTCGGCACGCTCGGTCGCCAGTTTCCCCATCCTGGTCTCGGAGGAAGTGATGCAGCAGACTGCCGAGGCCTTGAGCCGGACGGGCCTGGTGTCATCGGTCGATACTGATCCTCAGGAGACAGTCCGCAAGATGGCGCTGATCaaggcaga GCACCGAGCCCGGTGGGCCACCATGACGCTGCTGCTGGACCGGGGGGCGGACCCCAATGCCTCCAGGGTCCCTATGCCCGTCCTGTTTCTGGCCACCAAGGCAGGCGACATCGAGGGCGTTCGTAGACTTTTAGAGTGTGGAGCACGCACTGACATAGCCCTGCCCCCAGAG CAAAACGGCCTGTACCCGCTGCACATCGCCGCGGCGTTGCCGGGGGCGGAGGGTCCCAGGATCACCGAGCTGCTGCTCCACGCCGTGGCCAATCCCGACGTGCGAGCCCAGGACGAACATGAGGTCTTCCACCTGGATAAGGTCGGCATGGAGACGGCAGACACGCACAGACCAGCACGCACAGACCGACTGAAGAATGAA GGGGGCAGGACAGCCCTCCATGTGGCCTGTCAGAGGGACAGCGACTACACC AATGCCAGAGAGGTGGTTTCTCTGCTGCTGTCGCACAAGGCCAGCACCCACCTCCTCTGGAGCGGCCACTCCCCGCTCTCCCTGGCCATCGCCAGCGGCAACAACCTg gcccTGGATGAGCTGCTGGCAGGGGGGGCAGACCCAAACCTGCCCCTCACCCGCAGGGTGGGCAGTGCCCTGTGTGCCATGACCAACATCCACTACGACTGTGGAGCTCATCCCCGCAACAGAACCAAGCTG CTGGAGAAGCTGATGAAGGCAGGGGCCAACATCATGATGCCCGTGGTGGTGGGTGAGGGCCGCAGGTTAGCCATGGGCACCGCCGTGGACTACACCCACTACACATTCCAACAG GACTGGCGCATCGCCCACACCCCGTACCACGCCCTGAACCCGCGCGAGCGCGAGGCCTACAACGCCCGGAGGCAGACGCTCAGCCTGATGGGAGATCTGCTGAGGCAGGCCGTGGTGCGGCTGGAACGCCAACGCCTCGacagggaag GTGACTCAGTCCCCCAGTTGAGGTCTGGCAGAATGGAGGAGCAGCCCAGCACAGACTCCATACAGCCCCAAGACTACAG GCTGGCCACTAGGAGAGACAGCAGGACGCAGAACGTCAG GAAGTCTCTGTTCAAGTACTGCTACCAGTGCGGGCGCTCGGTGGGCGTGACCCTGGGCGCGTGCAGCCGGTGCCACGAGGTGTTCTACTGCAGCAAGACCTGCAAGATGAAGGCGTGGAACGAGCGCCACAAGGAGGAGTGCGTCCGCGTCTCAG GCAACAAACGCCTGAGCCTGGCGCAGAAAGTTCTGGAGACACACGAGCACCTGAAAGAGAACTACAGCTTCATTTGA
- the LOC136935780 gene encoding LOW QUALITY PROTEIN: glypican-1-like (The sequence of the model RefSeq protein was modified relative to this genomic sequence to represent the inferred CDS: inserted 1 base in 1 codon), producing MGSLREETSKSTRHRWLSRSCPWPGEHLRVCPQGYTCCTSAMEETLSNLSRREFEGLVREAGRSLQATLNAQYRSFDTYFTDLLNHSERSLQESLLISLGLLYSQNAHIFQDLYGDLRRYYRGSAVNLDETLNEFWARLLERLFKSSAASDYALSEDYLDCVSKHTETLRPFGDVPRDLKAKVTVTLVTSRSFVQGLTVAGEVVRKVSQVPLSPECTRAMMKLMYCPHCRGLASVKPCANYCSNVMKGCLANQADLDSEWQNLVDTMLQVASSFSAEPSIDVVISSIPLRLSEAIAYLQGNLQTFTAKVFQTCGTPGVAGTRSSAPEEQKKTGKPLTAQENRPSPXQVRLEMQISDVSSKLREMQQYWVQLPQALCVSKVAAGNTNEDKCWNGMTKARYLPEVLGDGLANQINNPEVEIDITKPDMTIRQQIMQLKIMTNRLRNALNGNDVDFQDTSEDVSGSGSGMCAGDLCVRAGPRAVGPKSVQPKQYAYPPEKKVRGVAAQTRPCTLLLVLSLATLLLRR from the exons GAGAGCACCTGCGGGTCTGTCCCCAGGGCTACACCTGCTGCACCAGTGCCATGGAGGAGACCTTGTCGAACCTGAGCCGTCGGGAGTTCGAGGGTCTGGTCAGGGAGGCCGGACGTTCGCTGCAGGCCACGCTCAACGCCCAGTACCGCAGCTTTGACA cctaCTTCACAGACCTGCTCAACCACTCTGAGCGCTCGCTGCAGGAGTCCCTCCTGATCAGCCTGGGGTTGCTGTACTCCCAGAACGCCCACATCTTCCAGGACCTCTACGGCGACCTGCGGCGCTACTACCGAGGCTCTGCCGTCAACCTCGACGAGACGCTCAACGAGTTCTGGGCCCGCCTCCTGGAGCGCCTGTTCAAGAGCAGCGCCGCCTCAGACTACGCCCTGTCGGAGGACTACCTGGACTGCGTGTCCAAGCACACGGAGACGCTGCGGCCGTTCGGCGACGTCCCCCGCGACCTCAAGGCCAAGGTCACCGTGACCTTGGTGACGTCGCGCTCCTTCGTCCAGGGGCTGACCGTCGCCGGGGAAGTGGTCCGTAAGGTGTCCCAG GTCCCTCTGAGCCCAGAGTGCACCCGTGCCATGATGAAGCTGATGTACTGCCCTCACTGCCGGGGCCTGGCGTCGGTCAAGCCCTGTGCGAACTACTGCAGCAACGTGATGAAGGGCTGCCTGGCCAACCAGGCTGACCTGGACTCAGAGTGGCAGAACCTCGTGG acaccATGCTGCAGGTGGCGTCCAGCTTCAGTGCAGAGCCCAGCATAGACGTGGTGATCTCCTCCATACCCCTGCGCCTGTCTGAGGCCATCGCCTACCTGCAGGGCAACCTGCAGACCTTCACCGCCAAGGTATTTCAGACGTGTGGGACCCCCGGCGTGGCTGGGACTCGCAGCTCTGCCCcggaggagcagaagaagaccGGGAAGCCCCTCACAGCCCAGGAGAACAGACCCAGCC ACCAGGTCCGGCTGGAGATGCAG ATCTCAGACGTGTCCAGTAAGCTGAGGGAGATGCAGCAGTACTGGGTTCAGCTGCCACAAGCTCTGTGCGTCAGCAAAGTAGCAGCCGGCAACACCAACGAAGACAAATGCTGGAACGGCATGACCAAGGCCAG GTACCTCCCAGAGGTATTGGGCGATGGTTTGGCCAATCAGATCAACAACCCGGAGGTGGAAATTGACATCACCAAGCCAGACATGACTATCCGCCAACAGATCATGCAGCTGAAGATCATGACCAACCGGCTGAGGAACGCTCTCAACGGCAACGATGTGGACTTCCAGGACACCA GTGAGGACGTCAGCGGATCAGGAAGTGGGATGTGTGCGGGCGACTTGTGTGTCCGGGCCGGTCCTCGTGCTGTCGGGCCCAAGTCAGTCCAACCCAAACAGTACGCTTACCCCCCGGAGAAGAAGGTCAGAGGCGTGGCCGCGCAGACCCGCCCCTGCACCCTTCTACTCGTGCTCTCATTGGCCACACTGCTGCTTAGGCGGTAA